The following coding sequences lie in one Mucilaginibacter sp. KACC 22773 genomic window:
- a CDS encoding SusC/RagA family TonB-linked outer membrane protein — protein sequence MRKFLLLRHGGPSRVQWPPSKWGQKVTLVVFSIMSCLLFSLGASAQVKVTGTVTDTTGEALTGVAVRIKGAQGGSTTDVKGQFSLTVPTANSVLVLSYIGFATMEFPLNGQTSIRVRLKATNSSLQEVVVTGYGSQKKESITGAISSVTSKDLDRVHAGSTVSTGLAGKIPGVTFRMSEGRPGASASIQIRNMGSPLYVIDGIQQDEGQFNNLAPNDVESITVLKDGSAAIYGVRAANGVVVVTTKKGSGDARINIDAYTGYQNWYRFPNVLTNSYDYMRYRADAEVNTNGSTSITQAELDKYKAGTEKGYQSFNWRDYVLKANNNAPQNSVNANFTGGTDRVNYYVSATNLFQNSQLGKEYKFNRSNIQSNVSVKVAAGLKVSLNINGRIETRENPGVPGGDDYFLARFAVLRNTPLERPYANDNPAYLNDIGHTESNYAFLNDKLSGLYHSDWRVLQTNFGAEYQIPGIKGLTVKGLYSYYIADYLLNNQEYTYNAYTYRPATDTYDVTGGSTNPWREREQRKEFAKTYQWQINYNNTFGKHTVGATFVSERIELQHLRNWIHASPVSNNLPLIYFPTADTYQDSDDKEARIGYIGRINYNYDNKYYLEASARRDASYLFAPDKRVGYFPGVSVGWRITQEGFMKSLLGDHSVLNDLKIRGSYGVLGDDRNLISPYSYLPGYNYNSGTAIIDGNAVVTSRDKGIVTTNISWLKSKITDVGADFSFLNSSLTGTVDYFYRKRTGLLGTKNDVILPIEVGYGLPQENTSSDSQQGAEISLNYNGTIGKATFNVGGNFSYSRQKNLTSYNPLFYNSWDQYRNSTENRYSHIDWGYQVIGQFTSIDQINNYKINNDGKGNRSLLPGDLMYKDQNGDGKIDQYDERPIGYGYGTQPNINFGFTLGAAYKGFDFHADFSGGAGYTWFQNWETRWAFQNNGNLNTIFEDRYHRADPFDINSQWIPGKYPANRINPGFGYSSYSLNGQNNSSFWLHSVRYLRARTLELGYSLPTNLLTKVKIRKARFYVNAYNMFSFDNLKQYAVDPEVTDDNGLQFPQSKVLNFGVNLTF from the coding sequence ATGAGAAAATTTTTACTACTCAGGCATGGGGGGCCCTCCCGCGTGCAATGGCCGCCCAGTAAATGGGGCCAAAAAGTAACATTAGTTGTATTCTCTATCATGAGCTGCCTGCTTTTTTCGCTTGGTGCATCTGCACAGGTGAAGGTGACGGGAACGGTAACTGATACCACGGGCGAAGCACTAACAGGCGTTGCCGTACGTATTAAAGGCGCCCAGGGTGGATCAACAACTGATGTAAAGGGACAGTTTAGCTTAACTGTACCTACTGCCAACAGCGTGTTGGTATTAAGCTATATTGGCTTCGCCACAATGGAATTTCCGTTAAACGGGCAAACAAGTATCAGAGTGCGGCTAAAAGCAACTAACTCATCACTGCAAGAAGTTGTAGTAACAGGTTACGGTTCACAAAAAAAGGAATCCATTACGGGCGCTATCTCCAGCGTAACCAGTAAAGATCTTGATCGCGTGCATGCCGGTTCAACGGTGAGCACGGGTTTGGCAGGTAAAATTCCAGGTGTAACTTTCAGAATGTCTGAAGGCAGGCCGGGAGCAAGCGCCAGCATACAAATCCGTAACATGGGTTCGCCTTTGTATGTAATTGACGGTATCCAACAAGATGAAGGCCAGTTTAACAACCTTGCGCCAAACGATGTGGAAAGCATTACTGTATTGAAAGACGGCTCGGCAGCTATTTACGGTGTACGCGCGGCAAACGGTGTTGTGGTGGTAACCACTAAAAAAGGTAGCGGCGATGCGCGCATTAATATTGATGCCTATACCGGTTACCAAAACTGGTACAGGTTCCCGAATGTATTAACCAACTCGTACGATTACATGCGTTATCGTGCAGATGCTGAGGTGAACACCAACGGCTCAACCAGCATTACACAAGCCGAACTTGACAAATACAAGGCAGGTACCGAAAAAGGCTACCAAAGCTTTAACTGGCGCGATTATGTGTTGAAAGCGAATAACAACGCCCCTCAAAACTCTGTTAACGCCAACTTTACCGGTGGCACCGATAGGGTTAATTACTACGTTTCAGCAACCAACTTATTCCAAAATTCACAATTAGGCAAAGAGTATAAGTTTAACCGCTCAAATATCCAATCAAATGTTTCGGTTAAAGTTGCGGCTGGTTTAAAAGTTAGCCTGAATATCAATGGCCGTATAGAAACCCGCGAAAATCCGGGTGTACCTGGTGGCGATGATTACTTCCTGGCAAGGTTTGCGGTATTAAGGAATACACCTTTGGAGCGCCCTTACGCTAACGATAACCCTGCTTATTTGAATGATATTGGCCATACCGAATCAAATTACGCGTTCCTGAACGACAAACTTTCGGGTTTATACCACAGCGACTGGCGCGTATTGCAAACCAACTTTGGTGCCGAATATCAAATTCCCGGCATTAAGGGTTTAACAGTTAAAGGTTTGTATTCATACTACATAGCCGATTATTTGCTGAACAACCAGGAGTATACCTATAATGCTTACACCTACAGGCCAGCTACCGACACTTACGATGTAACAGGCGGCAGTACCAACCCATGGAGAGAGCGTGAGCAACGTAAGGAGTTTGCAAAAACCTACCAATGGCAAATAAACTATAACAATACCTTCGGCAAGCATACCGTGGGCGCTACGTTTGTATCTGAGCGTATCGAACTTCAGCACTTGCGCAACTGGATCCACGCATCGCCGGTTTCAAATAACCTGCCGCTTATTTATTTCCCAACTGCCGATACTTACCAGGATAGTGATGATAAAGAAGCTCGTATCGGTTATATCGGTCGTATCAACTATAACTACGACAATAAATATTATTTAGAAGCATCTGCAAGACGTGATGCATCGTACCTTTTTGCGCCTGATAAACGTGTGGGGTATTTCCCGGGTGTATCTGTTGGATGGAGGATTACTCAGGAAGGCTTTATGAAAAGCTTGCTTGGCGATCACAGTGTGCTGAATGATTTGAAAATCAGGGGATCATACGGTGTGTTAGGAGACGATAGGAACCTGATTTCGCCTTACTCATATTTACCTGGTTACAACTACAATTCGGGTACTGCTATTATAGATGGCAATGCGGTGGTTACATCAAGGGATAAGGGTATAGTAACAACCAATATTTCATGGTTAAAAAGTAAGATAACCGACGTTGGTGCCGACTTTAGCTTCCTGAACAGCTCCCTTACCGGTACTGTAGATTATTTTTACAGAAAACGTACCGGTTTACTGGGTACCAAAAATGATGTGATTTTGCCAATTGAAGTTGGTTACGGGTTACCGCAGGAAAACACCAGCAGCGATTCGCAACAGGGAGCGGAAATTTCCCTTAACTATAACGGAACCATTGGTAAAGCGACATTTAATGTTGGCGGTAATTTTTCATACAGCCGTCAAAAAAATCTTACCTCGTACAACCCGTTGTTTTATAACTCATGGGATCAATACCGTAACTCAACCGAAAACAGGTATTCACACATCGACTGGGGCTACCAGGTTATCGGCCAGTTTACATCAATTGACCAGATTAACAACTACAAAATCAACAACGATGGAAAGGGCAACCGTAGCCTGTTACCGGGCGATTTAATGTATAAGGATCAAAACGGTGACGGTAAAATTGACCAGTACGACGAAAGGCCTATTGGTTATGGGTATGGCACACAGCCTAATATAAACTTTGGTTTCACTCTTGGTGCAGCTTACAAAGGTTTTGATTTCCACGCCGATTTTTCGGGCGGTGCAGGCTATACCTGGTTCCAGAACTGGGAAACGAGGTGGGCGTTCCAAAACAACGGTAACTTAAATACCATTTTTGAAGACAGGTACCACCGTGCCGATCCATTTGATATTAACAGCCAGTGGATTCCCGGAAAATACCCCGCCAACAGGATTAATCCGGGTTTTGGCTATAGCAGCTACTCACTTAACGGGCAAAATAATTCATCGTTTTGGTTGCATAGCGTAAGGTACCTAAGGGCAAGGACACTTGAATTGGGTTACTCGTTACCAACCAATTTGTTAACAAAGGTAAAGATCAGGAAGGCAAGATTTTATGTTAATGCATACAACATGTTTTCGTTTGATAACCTGAAGCAATATGCGGTTGATCCGGAGGTAACGGATGATAACGGGCTTCAGTTCCCTCAAAGTAAGGTCCTTAACTTCGGTGTTAATTTAACCTTTTAA